TCTGCCCCACCTGGGAAGGACCCACACACTTGTGCTGCGGGGTGAGCTGGGGCAGTCAAGAGATGGTACTGGAGACGGAGATGGGACTGGAGTGGAAGATGGAGATGGAGAGGGGACtggagatggaggtgcagatggAGATGGGAATGGAGATGCAGAGGGGACTGGAATTGGAGATTGAGATGGAGATGGGAATGGAGATGGAGAGGGGACTGGAGATGATGGAGATAGAGATGGAAATGGAGATGGAGAGGGGACTGGAgttggagatggagatggagatgggaatggagatggagatggagagggGACTGGAgttggagatggagatggagttggagatggagatgagaatggagatggagatggagagggGACTGGAGATGATGGAGATAGAGATGGAAATGGAGATGGAGAGGGGACTGGAGATGATGGAGATAGAGATGGAAATGGAGATGGAGGGGGACTGGAgttggagatggagatggagatgggaatggagatggagatggagagggGACTGGAGTTGGAGATGGAGAGGGGACTGGAGATGATGGAGATAGAGATGGAAATGGAGATGGAGAGGGGactggagatggagatggagatgggaatggagatggagatggagagggGACTGGAgttggagatggagatggagatgggaatggagatggagatggagagggGACTGGAGTTGGAGATGGAGAGGGGACTGGAgttggagatggagatggagttgGAGATGGAGATGGGAATGGAGATGGAGAGGGGATTGGAGATGAGACtggtcacctcagcctccttgctCTTCCTCTCTGCATGTGACCAGCCGTGAGCCTCTTTTCAGTGTGTCCCCTGCCTTGCTTCCTCTGCCCCTCCCGGTGTCCCTCTCCTTCCCAGTGACTTCTCACCTGGACCAGCAGCCTCCTCGTGTTCTGTCTGCTCCATTCTCCCCACAGTTTACAGATTTATTGTCAAACACACAGATCAGGTGGTGCTACTTACCTATTCAAAGACCTTCCGGGACTCAAGGTTCCCTGCAGGAGAATTGACACTCTGGGCCTGTCGGCAGATCTCTAGCAGCCCCTTCCCGTCCGGCTTTCCATCTGCACCTCTGGCTCTCCTTCCAAGCCCAGCAGACAGCTGCTGTCATTGCGGGTGTCGTTCCCTGTGCCTGGTCGGCCTCTCTCACACATCTGCTGTCTGAGTTCACCCATCTCAGGAGGAGCCTTCTCTCCTCCAAGCCCTCTGCGGCCTACACAGAAGGGAACCTCCCTCCACGCGGTCTTTGCGCTGTATTAGCACGGAGTTTCAGCTCTGTATGCTATAATCATTTATGCTAATCAGTAATCCCTTAAATGGCCTGCAGCTTCTCAGAGGCTGCCAGATCCAGCATGGAGCCCACTGCCCTTCCCCCCCTGCCCGCAGTGGCCTTGGCACTGCGTGGAGGCTCAGGAGACGCTTGCTGAGTGAGTGCTGTGCTGGAGTCAGTGCCCTGTCTTGCAGTTGTGCAGTTgacatttgtgtcttctctttgtATGGAGAGAATCCTGGTCCCCTGCACAGGCTGTCCCCTCTGCCGTGACGTCAGTGAGGGTGCGCTCCACGGGCTCAGCTGATGTTTGGAAATGTGACTGTGACATGCAGCAGAGACACTTGGAGCTTCTGGGCTTGAGGGTAGGGCAGTGCTGCCCTGAGGCGTGTCAAGCCTGTAGTCAAGAGTCtgtagctgggcgcagtggctcagcctgtaatcccagcacttcgggaggccaaggtgggtggatcacctgaggtcaggagtttgagaccagcgtgaccaacatggtgaattcccgtctctactaaaaatacaaaaatcatccgggcatggtggcccgagcctgtaatcccagctacttgggagactgaggcaggagaatcacttgaacctgggaggcagaggttgcagtgagcagagatcgggccagtgcgttccagcctgggcgatagagtgagactctgcctcaaaaaaaaaaaaaaaagtctgtaaagGCAGGAGGCTTGTTCTGAAGGACTCTGGAACCTCTGTGTGCTCTGAGGTTGAAGTTGTCCTTGTGAGTGAGGTGGGCACTGTGAAGCACAGCTGACCACAGGGCCTGAGGGACTTTGAAGAGCAGGAGTCAGGGATCATCCCAGAAGGTGAGGCGGGGGCaagtggagaggagagggcaTGGGCAGAGAGGGGAGGCAGATGAGAGCACAGCTTGAGTGCCAGGGCTGCAGGAGAGCCACACAGCCAGTGAGGTTACacagcacacatgcacacgcatacacacacatgcacatgcacacagtcCACACACACCCAGTCCACATACACTCAGTCCACACACACCCAGTCCACACACACCCAGTGCACACAGTCCATACACACCCAGTCCACACACACCCAGTGCACACAGTCCACACACACCCAGTCCACACACACCCAGTCCACACACACCCAGTGCACACAGTCCACACACACCCAGTCCACACACACCCAGTGCACACAGTCCACACACACCCAGTCCACATACACTCAGTCCACACACTCAGTCCACACACACCCAGTCCATACCCAGTCCACACACACCCAGTCCACATACACccagcacagacacacacacacccagtccACACACACCCCATCTACACCCACccagcacagacacacacacccagtgcacacacactcactccaCACACACTCAGTCCACACACACTCAGCCCACACACTCCCAGCACAGACACACCCAGCACACAAACACCTAGTGCACACACACCCAGCACAGACACACCCAACACAGATACACccaacacagacacaaacaccCAGTGCACACACACCCAGTGCTCACACACCCAGTACACATACCCAGCACAGACACACCCAGTGCACACATACCCAGTGCTCACACACTCagtacacacacacccaacacagacacacccagtgCGCACACACCCAGTCCACACACACCCAGTGCACACACACCcagcacaggcacacacacttcATATAGACACAGccagcacagacacacacaaccagtgcacacacacccagcacatacacacactcagtACACACCCAGTGCACGTACCTGCATCCAGCACCCATATAGGCACATATGTGCACATACCCAGCCTCAGTACACCACACACACcgacacacacacccacatcccATCCTTGCAGGGCCGGCAGGTAGGAGCTCTGGAATTTGGAAAGTGGAAAGTGATTTGTTTTGTCTGGTGTGGCTTCTCCCTCTCCTGCACAGAGCAGGTCTCCAGGGTGCCTCACCCAGGGGCCTCACGCCTATCCGCTCTCCCGCCCAGGCAGCCCCCTCCTCTCCCACTCCTCCAGCTCCcaggaaggcagggtggcagtAAACCGAATCACAGCCACGTGGTTAGATTGCAGGGCTGAGGCCTGCATTCTCCCAGGTGTCTGCATGTCTGACCCTTCACCCCGGGATGAGGGGCATCGGCTCGGGTTTTGGTTAAATCCCGCCTTGCCCTGCTGTGGAGGACACCCCCTGTGGTGCCTGGTGAACCTTAGTCTTAGAGATCGGTTCATCCCCGCGGTTTCCCACCGAGAGGGTCCACCAGTGAGACAGGAGGGAAGCTCCACCTCGGGTCGGCCGCCTCACTCAGCGCTTCCCTCGTGCTGCCCCATCATTCACTGACTTCAGGCCACGAGGACCCGTATGTTAAAAAATCCCACTCTTCTATTTCCTTAGGAAACCAGCTTGAGTCAGTTATGACCGgtgcaaaataaaatagaaaagagccCACCTCCCTGATATGGAGGGTTTTGCCTTTTACACACAAAGggcaaataaatgtattttgcttAACGCTGTTTAGTGGCACCCCTGGATCATTTCTGTTAATTAGAGGTGTTGACATTCTCGTGGAGCTTCTTTCTCAAAGCACAGACGTTTCATTTCCACCACTCTTTCTCAGTACGCTCAGTCATTTTCTTTCAGGACAGACTGAGGTGTTTGAGAGGGACTTTGCTTTTGGCTTCCGGGTTATTCTGGTTCTGTGAGGTCCTGCAGGTGGGGGCAGGAGCCCAGTTGGGGCCTGGGGACATGACAGGCAGCGTCTCAGCAAGGCCGGGGCACAGACTCATAGGTCTCTGGTTCAGAACAGCCGTGGTGGCCCAGCCTGTGCCCGGGTGTGCACACTTCAGAGCCCTGCACAGACGCCTCTGCAGgattttgctttttaacattGTTTGCTCCCCAAACTATCAAATAATCCAGATTCAGACCCTGACCTTGGGCCGACTCAGCAGTGGCCTCTGGTGGACCGGCTCCTGCTGCTCCTCCTTGGTCACCCTGACCTCTGGCCACTGTCCCACCCGGCTCTAGGGGCACCCAGTGGGCTGAGACCTTCTGCAGCTCAGGCTATGCTGTTGGGCAGAGCGGGTCTCCAGGGTGCCTCACCCAGGGCTACGCAGGAGGCCTTTCCAGCAGTTCCACTGAGGCTCTGGACAGGGATGCTACCCACACACCACCCTGGGACGCCAGGGGTTTTCGACACGACGATCGATCAGAATCTGCAGTGTTCTCTTCAGTCAAAATTGCTCACTGCGTTCAACCAAAATCTGAAGTTTTAATTCAACATTGAAATGTCAGTTTCCCAGGTCAATGAAGATGAAAGCTTTTTCCTTAGAAGGGAGCAAGGAATGAGCGAAGCAGAGTCTTGGGAAATTTCAGAATTAGAATAAGCACCAGAAATATGTATTGCAAAGAGCCCAGTGCTGCCAGTTTGATGGCTGTTGTCAAAAATTTTCTCATCAGACGGCCTCAGCTCCACCTGAATGTCAGTCAGTCCCAAAGCCAGGCCATCGCTCAGGCTACCACAAATTCTGGAAGGGACTGAGTGTAATGAGGGTGTTCCAGGGAGATGCTCCAGGGAAGGACCCCGAGCTCCATCCAGGGCAGGGGGTGCTCGAGGGAGATATTCCAGGGGCAGGACCCCGAGCTCCATCCAGGGCAGGGGGTGCTCGAGGGAGATATTCCAGGGGCAGGACCCCGAGCTCCATCCAGGGCAGGGGGTGCTCGAGGGAGATATTCCAGGG
The sequence above is a segment of the Pan paniscus chromosome 10, NHGRI_mPanPan1-v2.0_pri, whole genome shotgun sequence genome. Coding sequences within it:
- the LOC129393561 gene encoding histidine-rich glycoprotein-like: MGREGRQMRAQLECQGCRRATQPVRLHSTHAHAYTHMHMHTVHTHPVHIHSVHTHPVHTHPVHTVHTHPVHTHPVHTVHTHPVHTHPVHTHPVHTVHTHPVHTHPVHTVHTHPVHIHSVHTLSPHTPSPYPVHTHPVHIHPAQTHTHPVHTHPIYTHPAQTHTPSAHTLTPHTLSPHTLSPHTPSTDTPSTQTPSAHTPSTDTPNTDTPNTDTNTQCTHTQCSHTQYTYPAQTHPVHTYPVLTHSVHTHPTQTHPVRTHPVHTHPVHTHPAQAHTLHIDTASTDTHNQCTHTQHIHTLSTHPVHVPASSTHIGTYVHIPSLSTPHTPTHTPTSHPCRAGR